The sequence CAAAGAGGTGCGGACATTCATCCATAGCAGTGACTATCGATAGTTGTGCGTGATACAATCCAACTATCTATGAATCAACTTACCATAATGATGATTGTGTCATGAAAAAGCCGATATCGCTACAACGAGCATAGTTCTTTACTCTTCTACAATTCACAGATCGTGAACTTAGGTTGGTCGGTATAGATAGGCAACTTGTGAATTCATACATGAAGGAGATATCAACAGTAGATGAAATTATCGATGATGTTGAGAAGCAGATGGCCAAACTTGCAGTTGAGGATAAGAGGGTAGAATTGTTGTTAGGATTCACTGGTATAGATTACTATGGTGCGTTACTCTTACTCTACGAAATTGGAGATATCACTAGATTCAGCAATCCAAAGAAGCTGGTATCATGGTGTGGATTAGCACCATCCTTACATCAATCGGGCAATGTTAGATTTACTGGAAGGATAACAAGACAGGGAAACAAACGGATAAGATGGTATTTGGTAGAAGCATCTCAGCATGCTGCTAGACGTGATCCAAAACTGAAACAATTCTATGAAAGGATAGCAAGGAAGAAGGGTCACCAGAAGGCGGTGGTTGCAGTTGCAAGAAAGATGCTCGTCAGCATATACCATGTATTGACAAGGAATGAGTTGTATCATGGAGATAGAGAGGATGGAAGGGCAAGAAAGCTTAAGAATCTCGAAAGGTTAACCAGAGATTAGGCCTTTATGCAAGATGAGAAGCCAGCGCTAGTGGGTAGAAAGGAATCACACATAGCCGGGTCGGCTTCATAGACCCTACCAAGTCTTTTAATTAGATTTAAGAACTTAAGATATACTTAGTGACCAGCCATGTTAGCACTACACAACTGGATAAAGTTGACGATTTAACTGCGTCTCCGATGACATAATGTTCAAACTTAATATACTGCTAATCTGCGCATGTAAAGTGTTTTGGATATCAGAAAATTATTCGATAACGTGACTCAGGATCCCATGAAGGCAGGAACAGTGCTGGTTCTTATAGGCTCACTCGCGACATTTGGACTAGTGTTGTGGGATGGTACCATACTTTCACTGGTTTTTGACATTGATAGTAGACCTTTTGCGTAATTAGGTTTATGAGAAAAATCTCTCGAAATCAGCAGCGGTTATACGACGCTCCCACCATCAATCCTCATAGATATGACATATTTCGTTATCATATTGCTAAATACAGTACATAAAATGACACCAGTTTAATTACGCAAAAGGTCTAGTGTTTCTTCCAATATTTATTCAATAATTGTTGCATACTTGGGAATCTTGTTCGGGATCGTAGGCTTAACACTTAGAAGTTACATGATACGCTTCAGCAGTAAGAAATATGGGGGATATGCGATCGTTCTTGGAATAGTGATGTTAATCTTCTCATATTACATTTCAGGAGTATTAGTGATCGTTGGGGGAGTGATTTGGTCTTATATGAAATATTAGTTACACGTAATCAAGATTATGCTAATTACTCTTTTCTATACGGCCTGATGCATAAATCGTTTAGTCTATGCCCCTATGCAGAACATGCAATTATTAAATCCTTCCGCTCATAATGTATGATCTTGTTGCTGTTCTTTGTAATATGGATTTGATGGAAAAAGATCAATGATAGTATATCCTGCAATACTGCATGTTCAGGTTGCTGCTTACTATCCTTCTTTATGAATCTATATGTGCAAGGAATGCGAGAGCACATTCAACGAGAAGACTGGAACCATATTTCATTCTCCCATCTATCGCTATCAAAATGGTTCCTTGCAATAATGACTTCAACCATCAATTAGTATCTCATTTCAGCAGAGAGTATAGCAGAGGCGAAGTGCATGTCAATAACTGCGAGTGTGAAACAAATCTATTCAAGCTCCGGCTAGCAAAGCATATGGGAGTTAACAAGTTTAACCTGCAACAATATGCTAGAACATTCCAGTTCTTGTATAACATCAGGCATCTGAATAGGTATGAGAAGTTCATGAAGGTGCTATCAGTATTGATTATAGCAACAACACTTTACATTATTAGCGAAGAAATTTTATGTTAGTTTTGTTATGGTCAATAAAAACGTGTAAAATTTTGCAATCTTTTTTTTACGAATGATGAAATTCTATAGATGAAGCAATGAGCGTTCATCTAATTATTAGAACCAAGCGCTGGAAATATCGTAGATTTCATCTCCAGAAGGGGTAAATAGCCCTGTTTGTTATAGACCAACGGGAATGTTTTGATAAAGCAGGAAAGAATCAATCCACATATGGAAATGAGATTTCTGAAAATTCTAAAGGAAGGTGAAATGAACGTGAGCCACCTTCAGCAGAGCTAACGTTAACCCACAAACCCTTCGAAAGTATCTTTCATATTTCCGTAGCAAGTTGTATGTTGAGATGCGTGTCAATGGCAGGTTCAAGAAACTATCAATAACAGAAAACGGAATTAAAAGATTTGACGAGCTGGAGAAATTTTTGTATTAATTTGAACATTAACCTTAGACCAATAAAATTAGGATATGTGTGAATTTAAAAGATAGTAAAGAAGTTCAAGACATGTTTTCAAAGATTAAAATTTTCACATTTGATGGAAGAAATTACGAACAAAATCGATACGCATCTCTCATACGCATGAAAGATACGCATCACCTGTGCGGAATTGCTATCTGGATGTTAGTAATAGGCTAATGTTAATGAAGAAATAAACTAGAAGTCAAATGTCGAACAAATATATGCCTATAGCTGTCATGAGCATTATAGCGATAGCCTTGTCTACACCAATGTTATCAGCCTCTGCAGTTAACACTTGTCCAGCTACTCACTGTCGTGCTGAGGGAGATTATCTCACTACAACAAGAAGTGGAGTACAAAGAGATAGTATAGTAGGAAATCCATCTGTCCCTGACCCAGCTAATTTCTTTATAGCCCAGCCATTCTGGATGGTTATGGATAACGGAGACCAATTCGAAATAGGTTGGATAAAAGGAAAATTGTCAGGCGCTGGTTCATTCACTTCCCCCACCTTCTATAGATGCCAAAAACTTGGAATAAGCTCCTTCTGTACTACTACTGGTCTAGGACCAGCAACATGAGGCACATGGCATACTTTTAAAATCGAAGACACTGATGCGAATAAAGATTGGAATCTATGTTTGGATGGTGTTAATAAATGGACAACTACCTTCGGTTTCACTCGCGCCACTCCACGCAGTGATATAGAATCAACAGATTCTAATAACGGAACATCTTGATTCGTCCAAGCTGATGTTAAGAACCTGAAATTTTACATAGGGGCAACACAGTATGCTTGGGACAACATATGGCTGATTAGAGACCCAAATGACGCAAACAATCCATATTACGTAGCATCGTGTGCTGACAATCCAATTACCCACTACCAAGTCAAAAAGGGAGGCATGCCGTCATGCTGAGATCTAAAACCCTAGGAATAGGATTACTTGGAGTGGTAGTTGCTATAGGGATTGGACTAGGTTATTCTATAATCCAAACACCAAACTATGATCAACGGTCCCCTACTGTACAAGCACCAAGCGATTTTCCAAGCAGAGGCCCGATCTATCTAAGCATGTACGAAACCACAACTACACTTTCAGACGCCGAAAAAACTGTGGGACACAAAATAAGTATTCCTGCCAAGATTCCAGAAGGTCTATCTGTAAAATTAGTCAAGATTAGACTTGAGGAAAAAGCTGTCAGAGTATTTATCGCACCTATGGACTTGAACGACTCGATGACTTTGGAAGAGGTAATGACCAAAAAGGGAATACTCATCTTATACGACCCTCTACCACCCGGGTTCGATACAGAAACTTGGATGAATAAATGGGTAGCGCAAGGTGCTGGAGATTTCGTTACGGTACATAGTACAAAAGGCGTAGGCAATGATCGTGATCCACAGAAAGAAATTTGGTCACAGGTATATTGGTTCGACAATGGAATCCAATACAATCTGGTAGCAGACATACCACTTTCTGCATTGCTACAAATAGCAGAATCCATGCCTCTGCTTCAGCAATAGCAGAGTCACTTTTTCTTTTTTATTGTCTTCACTGATTAATGCTACAAGAAATAATCAAAGCCAGACCATGTGCATTTAAGAACTAGTACTAAATTTACCAGCAGATATGAAAAATGTCTTCTTGATGAATAGCATGAGCTATCAGGCTGGTAAGCCCGTGAATTTACTCGAGTGATAGCGCTCGGTTACTACACTAAGCTCACAATAGCAGATATCCAACTTGACGAGCCAGAATAGGGGTCTGCTGCTTGTACTCCTATGAAAAATGTCTCCTCTCTCATGCTGTCAGCTATCTGATACTTGCACTCCAGCATCATTCTGTTAGACTGTGCAGTCTCTTAACCTTTATGTACGCTTGTTCATCGCGATTATGGTATAGTTCATTCTTGGTTAGCATATGTCATACTATTCTTACTATCTTGTTTGCCAAGTTTCTAGAATTCCTTGAATATGTTAAACAGAACAAATAGGCAGCTCTTTCATTATATTCACCCTTGATTATTGTGATGATATGATTATTTTTTCCTGAGGTTGCGCATCAAAATGCTTTTTTGATTTCATATAAAGCTTATGTAGTCTCACTAGCTAGTGAGACTAGATTAGGCCTATATAGCTCATCTTAATGTTTGTAGTAATGAAGAAAATATAGAACAAAAGACTACCGTTAGTTGCAGCAATAGTGACAATCGTAGTTATTGATGTTATGTTAGTGCTACAACAGCCGACTCAAAAGGCTATCGCAGTTTATACTCCTCTACCAGACGAAAAAGAAGGAGTTAAGATTTCTGCCCAGGTCATCAGTAGTTTTGTAGTATCCGATCCTGTGAAAGGGAATATTCCAGCAGCTACTCATGGTGAAACAATTACAGTTCAAGCCAAACTTACAAACACAAGTCCTCAAGAACTCACCATAGTTAGTTTGAGTTACAGTCTCCAAGTATTCGATGAGAATGGGGGAGGAGTTTATGGATGGTTGACTATAGCGGATTTTGCACCTAGTAAAACCTTGAAACCCAATGAAGAGATTGTTCTTAGCGAAAGATGGGCAGTGAATTTAATGGAGGACAGTAATCCTTAACAAATTAATCGACGCACCACCTGTAACTTACATAGTACGGATAATAGTCGAACCATACGGCATAGCTGCCGACTCTTTAATAGTGGTGAAGTAAATGAGGCCAATTATTCTTATACCTATTCTAGGTGTGCTGTTGATAACGCCTATACAACTAGTTCTAGCTTTACCAGATGAGTTTTCTATCGATGGTGATTTTGGTAATCCTACTGATAGCGCGCATTTCAACAGAACACTAGGCCAAACAATTACCTTTCTTTATACAGGCACAGGCACATCTGATGTGCCAGGAACTGATGAATTTATAGCACTACGCAATGCCCATAATAGTTGGAAAACGATGCTGCGTCATACATTTACTACGTAGATGAGTCTTGCCA comes from Nitrososphaerales archaeon and encodes:
- a CDS encoding transposase, translated to MVGIDRQLVNSYMKEISTVDEIIDDVEKQMAKLAVEDKRVELLLGFTGIDYYGALLLLYEIGDITRFSNPKKLVSWCGLAPSLHQSGNVRFTGRITRQGNKRIRWYLVEASQHAARRDPKLKQFYERIARKKGHQKAVVAVARKMLVSIYHVLTRNELYHGDREDGRARKLKNLERLTRD